A portion of the Paenibacillus sp. PvR098 genome contains these proteins:
- a CDS encoding flagellar hook-basal body protein produces MNNSMIKSSVSMHALQQKLDLIANNIANVNTTGYKRREASFQDVLTSVQQQPTGFQREGRLTPLGYNQGWGAKLVESQLNLAQGSLKATDSPLDTAIEGNGLFEISAIVLDAENNPVQSTRWTRTGAFELSPSADPLDPDGMFLITKDGHYVVGADNNPIRIPNNHRILIGTDGTIMAYNDAEPGAVPIEAGQIKMVRVVRPQLLQQLGDNLYGMPANVTPAQQEEILQIVTAANNAVDPITVRQGFLEQSNVNLSDEMTELMTVQRAYQLNSRAVSSSDQMLNLANSLRG; encoded by the coding sequence ATGAACAACTCCATGATTAAATCGTCGGTATCAATGCATGCGCTGCAGCAGAAGCTGGATTTGATCGCCAATAATATCGCCAACGTTAACACAACCGGCTATAAACGGCGTGAAGCGTCCTTCCAGGATGTGCTCACCAGCGTACAGCAGCAGCCGACAGGCTTCCAGAGAGAAGGACGACTTACCCCGCTTGGATACAATCAAGGATGGGGCGCGAAGCTTGTGGAGTCGCAGCTGAACTTGGCGCAGGGTTCTCTGAAGGCTACGGACAGTCCACTCGATACGGCAATCGAAGGCAACGGCTTGTTCGAGATTTCCGCTATTGTCTTGGATGCAGAGAATAATCCGGTGCAGTCCACAAGATGGACTCGCACTGGTGCATTCGAGCTCTCTCCTTCAGCTGACCCGCTGGACCCGGACGGCATGTTCCTAATTACGAAGGACGGACATTATGTCGTTGGGGCCGATAATAATCCGATACGCATACCGAACAATCATCGAATCCTTATCGGGACGGACGGCACCATCATGGCTTATAACGATGCCGAACCAGGGGCGGTACCCATCGAAGCAGGACAAATCAAAATGGTGCGGGTCGTTCGTCCTCAGTTGCTTCAGCAGTTGGGAGATAATCTTTACGGCATGCCGGCTAACGTAACGCCGGCTCAGCAAGAGGAGATACTGCAAATCGTTACCGCTGCGAATAATGCGGTTGACCCGATAACGGTCCGACAAGGCTTTCTGGAGCAATCCAACGTCAATTTATCTGATGAAATGACAGAGCTGATGACGGTACAGAGAGCGTATCAATTGAATTCGCGA